The DNA segment CATATTGAACGACTTGTTTCAATGGATGATAATCTGTATACATTCAGCTTTAAGTCTATTGTCGTAACCGATTTAGAAACGAAAGAGAAGGTTAAAGAGATTCAATTGCCTAAAGCGGAATAATCTTGTCGGGGGAGTGAGATGAGGTGAAGAAGAACCTACTGTTTCTCTCAATGCTACTGCTACTCATACTCATAGCCTGTTCCAATAATGAATCGTCCTCATCCAACAGCACTTCATCGAGTGGTGAAGAAGCAGATACGGCAAGTCTAGAAACAACAGAAGAACAGCGCGTAGCGAAAGGGCAAAGCTCATCAAATACGTCAGATGCTCCACATGATCGAATGATTACCTATGAAGGTCATATTCGTATTGAAACAGACGATTACAAAGCTTACGAGAAAGATTTGGATACGCTTATGAAGGATCATGAGGGCTACCGTACGAATCTGTCTACACAGACGACGGATGAGGGACGAACTTCTGCAACGGTCGGAATCAGAATCCCATCCGAACAATTTCAGTCGTTCCTTCAGGGATTGAATCCATTGCCAGGCGACATTCTAAGCCAAGAGATTAACAGTGAAGATGTCACAAAGAGCTACACCGATTTACAGTCTCGTTATAAGGCGAAGGAAACACATGAACAGCGGCTTCTTACTTTAATGGAAGGCGCAAATCAGACAGAGGATTTGCTTAACATTTCTAAGGATTTAAGTCAGGTGCAGAGTGAAATGGAGACCATTCAAGGGGAAATTAATTATTTACAGAATAAGAGTAAGCTCGCAACTTTAACATTTACAATCACGGAGATGCGACCAGGGAAAGTAAGCCGGCAAGATTTAGATACTTGGGAACGAACAGTGCGGTTATTTACAACCACAATTAACGGCATAATGTCCTTGTTCTCATGGATTGCCGTGACCGTGATGGGTCTCTCCCCTATTCTCTTGCCCCTCGTTCTTATCAGTTTCTTATGGTGGATGCGAAGAAGAAGGAAAGTAGTACCAAAAGACTGAAAGTAACAAATTTTTCTAATCTTGTTACTTCGCCAAATCCCCTTTCCAAACGAACAGGATATGTTACCATATTTAGTAATCAAGCAAAAGGGGGCCAATGAACATGCGACTCAACGAGCTAGAAGCAGCGTTCAAGGAGCGTAAAGAGCACTCACCACGTTCAGCAGACGAACTACTCGATTATTGCCAGCATCAATATATGAGTGGAAATCTTGAGGTGAACTCGTATCGTCAATTGTTCCAGAAACTCACGGAGAAAGGGGCCCATTCTTCTCACGAGCAAGAACTAGAAGAAGTATAGCACAGCAAGAGCGGTAGGTATAGGGGTATACCTGCCGCTCTTGTTATTGCCTATAATCGAATCGTACGTCCATCATAAATAAAGATTCGCTCCTGAAGATGTTGGTGCAACGCAGCGAGTAGTACCTTGGCTTCAATTGGATGATTAAGCACCTTATAGTGCTCAGCTGTGCCCCCATCTTCTACAACCCCCGCTTGTTGCTCAATAATCTCCCCCTCATCCATTCCTTCTGTCACATAATGAGCCGTTGCACCGACAAGCTTGACTCCTCTTTCATACGCTTTCTCATAGGGGGCTGCACCAACAAAGGCTGGCAACAGAGAGTGATGGATATTAATTATCTGTTGAGTATACCGCCCAACAAATTCTTCAGACAACATCTGCATATACCTTGCTAGCACAATAACTTCAACATGTAACTCTCTCAATACCTGAAGCTGCCTCTTCTCAGACTGTGCTACATTCGCTGTAGGAATGTAGTAGAAGGGTACGCCATATCCCTCTACAAGAGGACGGAGATCCTCATGATTACTAATTACACAAACCACCTCCCCACCTAATCGCCTCATCCGCCATTCTTCTAATATTGCGATGGCGCAATGGGACAACGTAGATACAAATAAGGCGATCCGCTTCGGTATAGTAAGATTGCTCCAGGAACCTAGTTGTGCTTGAAGGTATGATTCTGGTACACATGAGTCACTCTCATGGAACTCCCCCCGAAAAAAGATGACCCCTTTATATTCTATTTCTCGAAACGCATGTAAATCATGAGTCTCTAAGTACGTCTGTAAACTAGCTTGAATGTCAGTGCGTATCGGTGTCATCCCTCTCCAAACAAGCATACTGAACCCCCCTAGTCTATTTTTCCTTTACTTACATAGTTCCCAATTCCGTGGAAAAGATAGAAGGAGAATGTGAGACTGGAGGAGTTACTTATGGCAAATCAACAACCATTTCAAGCACAGCCCCCACAGCACCAAAACCGTCAACCTGGCTTTGAATATAAAATGACCCCCCTGCCTGAATACCACGAACCAACCTATCAAGAAGCAGGAAAGCTCACTGGTAAAGTAGCGATTATCACAGGTGGTGATAGCGGTATCGGTCGCGCCGTCAGTTTGTACTATGCGATGGAGGGGGCGCATGTAGCCATCCTCTACCTAGATGAACATGAGGATGCAGAGCAGACGAAAGCACTAGTCGAACAACATAACCGGAAATGCCTACTAATCAGTGGCGATATCGGCAATCAAGCTTTCTGTGAATCCGCGGTAAATGAAGTCATGGAAGAATTCGGTCGTATCGATATTCTAGTGAACAATGCCGCTGAACAGCATCCTCAGAAAGACTTTACACAAATTACAAGTGAACAGCTCG comes from the Pontibacillus halophilus JSM 076056 = DSM 19796 genome and includes:
- a CDS encoding DUF4349 domain-containing protein, with product MKKNLLFLSMLLLLILIACSNNESSSSNSTSSSGEEADTASLETTEEQRVAKGQSSSNTSDAPHDRMITYEGHIRIETDDYKAYEKDLDTLMKDHEGYRTNLSTQTTDEGRTSATVGIRIPSEQFQSFLQGLNPLPGDILSQEINSEDVTKSYTDLQSRYKAKETHEQRLLTLMEGANQTEDLLNISKDLSQVQSEMETIQGEINYLQNKSKLATLTFTITEMRPGKVSRQDLDTWERTVRLFTTTINGIMSLFSWIAVTVMGLSPILLPLVLISFLWWMRRRRKVVPKD
- the yppF gene encoding YppF family protein, producing the protein MRLNELEAAFKERKEHSPRSADELLDYCQHQYMSGNLEVNSYRQLFQKLTEKGAHSSHEQELEEV
- a CDS encoding formyltetrahydrofolate deformylase; this encodes MLVWRGMTPIRTDIQASLQTYLETHDLHAFREIEYKGVIFFRGEFHESDSCVPESYLQAQLGSWSNLTIPKRIALFVSTLSHCAIAILEEWRMRRLGGEVVCVISNHEDLRPLVEGYGVPFYYIPTANVAQSEKRQLQVLRELHVEVIVLARYMQMLSEEFVGRYTQQIINIHHSLLPAFVGAAPYEKAYERGVKLVGATAHYVTEGMDEGEIIEQQAGVVEDGGTAEHYKVLNHPIEAKVLLAALHQHLQERIFIYDGRTIRL
- a CDS encoding SDR family oxidoreductase; this translates as MANQQPFQAQPPQHQNRQPGFEYKMTPLPEYHEPTYQEAGKLTGKVAIITGGDSGIGRAVSLYYAMEGAHVAILYLDEHEDAEQTKALVEQHNRKCLLISGDIGNQAFCESAVNEVMEEFGRIDILVNNAAEQHPQKDFTQITSEQLERTFRTNIFSYFYMAKAVLPHFKKGASIINTGSVTAYEGSPDLVDYSATKGAITTFTRSLAKQLVDQGIRVNGVAPGPIWTPLIPASFDEKKVSEFGTTTPMKRAGQPKEVAPAYVFLASDDSCYISGQMIHVNGGVIVNG